A genomic window from Punica granatum isolate Tunisia-2019 chromosome 2, ASM765513v2, whole genome shotgun sequence includes:
- the LOC116197141 gene encoding uncharacterized protein LOC116197141 yields the protein MDPCPFARILVGNLALRLPNRLSSSSSNSSFTCDVKLAARSSSYPTQTSTIPLVISESSVAPDTSSTPKSLAACFNLNKSQIDKLLQEKQPKNNPSLEISIYRARRHGSAGSGGVCGLLGGRGGGNGKFLGKVTVPVPVPIPELMEYLRRGEPRGVVIHNGWVKMGAAVQSEEVFVTVRVESDPRFVFEFEKEPECSPQVFQVQGNVKQPVFTCKFSCRNSATDRNLRSISSLEPSTSRSWLSSLGSGEKDQQAKERKGWSITIHDLSGSPVAAASMVTPFVPSPGTDRVSRSNPGAWLILRPGHNTWKPWGRLEAWREKAGSDALSYRFELVSDTAASPSTATPVAAGSTIGIKNGGKFVIDTTVNLSPVASPSSSIDFGSGNWSGSGSTDFGSGIGSPWPSFLPGGFVMSSTMQGVDKASRPEVEVGVQHVTCTEDAAAFVALAAAMDLSMDACRLFSQKLRRELRQPSQESVL from the exons ATGGATCCGTGCCCGTTCGCTCGGATCCTTGTCGGGAACTTGGCACTGAGGCTCCCCAACCGCCTGTCCTCGTCAAGTTCCAATTCCTCGTTCACCTGCGATGTCAAGCTCGCCGCGAGGTCGTCCTCGTACCCGACTCAGACCTCCACGATCCCCCTCGTCATCTCCGAGAGCTCCGTCGCGCCCGATACCTCCTCCACCCCGAAGTCCCTCGCCGCTTGCTTCAACCTCAACAAGTCCCAGATCGATAAGCTTCTACAAGAGAAGCAGCCCAAGAACAACCCCTCCCTGGAGATCTCCATCTACCGCGCTCGCCGCCACGGGTCCGCGGGAAGCGGTGGCGTGTGCGGGCTGTTGGGAGGCAGAGGAGGGGGGAACGGGAAGTTCCTGGGGAAGGTGacggttccggttccggttccaatACCGGAGCTGATGGAGTACCTGAGGAGGGGGGAGCCGAGGGGGGTTGTGATTCACAATGGGTGGGTAAAGATGGGAGCGGCGGTTCAGTCGGAGGAGGTGTTCGTGACGGTGAGGGTGGAGTCTGACCCGCGGTTCGTGTTCGAGTTCGAGAAGGAGCCCGAGTGCAGCCCTCAGGTGTTCCAGGTCCAAGGGAATGTGAAGCAGCCCGTCTTCACTTGCAAGTTCAGCTGCAGGAACTCTGCCACCGACAGGAACTTGAGATCAAT ATCGTCCTTGGAACCTAGTACGTCGAGGAGTTGGTTGTCGTCCTTAGGAAGCGGCGAAAAGGATCAGCAAGCGAAGGAGCGGAAGGGTTGGTCGATCACCATCCACGACCTCTCAGGCTCCCCAGTCGCGGCTGCCTCCATGGTGACTCCTTTCGTCCCGTCCCCAGGGACAGACCGCGTGAGCCGGTCCAACCCTGGTGCTTGGCTCATCCTGCGTCCCGGACACAACACATGGAAGCCCTGGGGCCGCCTCGAGGCCTGGAGGGAGAAGGCTGGCTCCGACGCCCTCTCCTACCGCTTTGAGCTGGTCTCCGACACTGCTGCCAGCCCCAGCACAGCCACCCCCGTTGCTGCAGGGTCCACCATCGGCATCAAGAATGGAGGGAAGTTTGTTATCGACACGACTGTGAACCTGTCCCCCGTGGCAAGCCCTAGTAGCAGCATAGATTTCGGGTCGGGGAATTGGTCGGGTTCCGGATCCACAGACTTCGGATCAGGTATCGGGTCGCCCTggccgagctttctcccgggaGGATTCGTGATGTCCTCAACCATGCAGGGGGTGGACAAGGCCAGCAGGCCCGAGGTCGAAGTCGGGGTGCAGCACGTAACGTGCACGGAGGATGCCGCTGCATTTGTGGCGCTTGCAGCAGCAATGGATCTGAGCATGGACGCATGCAGATTGTTTTCTCAGAAGCTGAGGAGAGAGCTGAGGCAACCGAGTCAGGAGTCCGTACTTTGA